A genomic stretch from Sebastes fasciatus isolate fSebFas1 chromosome 23, fSebFas1.pri, whole genome shotgun sequence includes:
- the LOC141761894 gene encoding aldo-keto reductase family 1 member D1-like has translation MDLTAESHSIPLNDGNSMPLMGLGTYGDPRKTPKGASYESVKLAIETGYRHLDGALVYFNEHEVGQAIREKIADGTVKREDIFYCGKLWNTFHPPDLVRPALERTLKTLQLDYVDLYIIEMPTAFKPGDTFYPKDENGKYIYHETDLCATWEALEACKDAGLIKSLGVSNFNRRQLELILNKPGLKHKPVSNQVECHPYFTQPKLLEFCLQNDIVIVGYSPLGTSRDESWVNLKCPPLLEDELLASIAKKYNKTTAQVALRFNMQRGVVVIPKSFNPVRIKENFQTFDFSLTEAEMKAIEGLNKNIRFVELLMWSDHPEYPFHDDY, from the exons ATGGACTTGACAGCTGAGAGTCACTCCATTCCTCTGAATGACGGAAACAGCATGCCTTTGATGGGACTGGGAACTTATGGGGATCCTCGCAAG ACCCCTAAAGGAGCTTCATATGAGTCAGTCAAATTGGCTATAGAGACAGGGTACAGACACCTTGATGGGGCTTTGGTCTATTTCAATGAACATGAAGTGGGACAGGCTATAAGGGAGAAAATTGCAGATGGAACTGTGAAGAGAGAGGACATCTTCTACTGTGGAAAG CTGTGGAACACATTCCATCCCCCAGACTTGGTTCGACCTGCTTTGGAGAGAACTTTGAAGACATTACAGCTGGATTATGTCGACCTCTATATCATAGAGATGCCCACGGCCTTCAAG CCAGGAGATACATTTTACCCCAAAGATGAGAATGGGAAGTACATTTATCATGAGACGGATCTCTGTGCAACATGGGAG GCTTTGGAGGCTTGCAAAGATGCAGGGCTGATAAAATCTCTTGGAGTATCCAACTTTAACAGGAGACAACTGGAGTTGATCCTTAACAAACCTGGGCTGAAACACAAGCCGGTGTCAAACCAG GTTGAATGCCATCCCTATTTCACTCAGCCAAAGTTGCTTGAGTTCTGCCTGCAGAATGATATTGTCATTGTGGGATACAGCCCTTTGGGGACATCTAGAGATGAATCCTG GGTAAACCTAAAATGCCCCCCATTGTTGGAAGATGAGCTACTGGCATCCATTGCTAAAAAGTATAACAAGACCACAGCCCAGGTGGCCCTGAGGTTCAACATGCAGAGAGGAGTGGTGGTCATCCCCAAGAGCTTCAACCCTGTTCGCATAAAGGAGAACTTTCAG ACATTCGACTTCTCTCTTACTGAGGCCGAGATGAAGGCAATTGAGGGACTGAACAAGAATATTCGTTTTGTGGAGCTTCTCAT GTGGTCTGATCACCCAGAGTATCCATTTCATGATGACTACTAG